One stretch of Paenibacillus sp. AN1007 DNA includes these proteins:
- a CDS encoding histidine kinase: MSYRTNLFSKMVILILIMLIPVVLLYWYSNHKTTAVLRAELNRSNSNQLEFFQNQVNTHIELLSSWPNLLIHDPDIASFRRIFAESSYFDLDAINLVKRIQNKLSIQESSSNWETKLYLYSPSLGRVISERDARTYDKQALKQNIISGWDVHKVKDRQQERFMFSWITVSPYGIENPAENAETIIKLEFDSDNIRDMLDKFKGDGRHDPFYFREETGVIYNRTSDHSLTDQLIKELSSRKLQDVENRTVNIDGEPYMVNSVKSSTTGWYLVDYMPLSDILKPIHQSNILFYSAMICLLLMSCVAAYLLYVQVQVPVKQLIRGFQRLKQEDYSVRIQPKGRNEFSFLSERFNSMVEKIQQLFEHVYLEQIHVREARLKQLQSQINPHFFYNCFSFITSMAKLKRVDAVVAMSHNLSRYYRYTTRQERDLVPLSEEIEFVTNYLEIQRMRMERIHYTLDLPEEMLHIEVPPLIVQPLVENAVIHGIEADAEAGEIRVSGEKRDGQMLLIVENDGQGMTQAAREALMIKLTGSMDQEMGCGLWNVNQRLQLKYGEKGGIHITESELGGVRVVLSWPVEEERSAEQEK; encoded by the coding sequence ATGTCATACCGGACAAATCTGTTTTCCAAAATGGTCATTTTAATTCTAATCATGCTGATTCCCGTAGTGCTCCTATACTGGTACTCTAATCATAAAACAACAGCTGTACTGCGGGCCGAGCTTAACCGTTCAAACAGTAATCAGCTTGAGTTCTTTCAAAACCAGGTCAATACCCATATCGAGCTGTTATCCTCATGGCCCAATCTGCTGATCCATGACCCCGATATTGCCAGCTTCCGGCGCATATTCGCGGAGAGCAGCTATTTCGATCTGGATGCGATCAATCTGGTCAAACGAATTCAGAATAAGCTGAGTATTCAAGAAAGCTCATCCAATTGGGAAACCAAGTTATATCTGTATTCCCCATCACTGGGCAGAGTGATCTCGGAACGGGATGCCCGCACGTATGACAAGCAGGCGTTAAAACAAAATATCATTTCAGGCTGGGATGTTCACAAAGTCAAGGATAGGCAGCAGGAACGTTTTATGTTCAGCTGGATTACGGTATCTCCGTATGGAATCGAGAACCCTGCCGAAAATGCGGAAACGATTATCAAGCTTGAGTTTGACAGTGATAATATCCGGGATATGCTGGATAAATTTAAAGGGGACGGCAGGCATGACCCGTTCTATTTTCGTGAAGAAACAGGTGTGATTTACAATCGGACATCAGACCATTCTTTGACAGATCAACTGATTAAAGAATTATCCAGCCGTAAATTGCAGGACGTAGAAAACCGCACGGTAAACATCGACGGAGAGCCATACATGGTCAATTCCGTGAAATCCAGTACAACCGGCTGGTATCTCGTAGATTACATGCCGCTGTCGGATATCCTGAAACCGATCCATCAGTCGAATATCCTGTTTTATTCAGCCATGATCTGTCTGCTGCTGATGAGCTGTGTTGCTGCGTATCTGTTATATGTGCAGGTTCAGGTGCCTGTAAAACAGTTGATTCGCGGTTTCCAGCGGTTGAAGCAGGAGGATTACTCGGTACGAATTCAGCCGAAAGGGCGCAATGAGTTCAGCTTCCTGTCCGAGCGCTTCAATTCCATGGTGGAAAAAATTCAGCAGTTGTTTGAGCACGTATATCTGGAGCAGATTCATGTTCGGGAAGCCCGGTTAAAGCAGCTGCAGTCACAGATTAACCCGCATTTCTTCTATAACTGTTTCTCGTTCATTACGAGTATGGCGAAGTTGAAGCGAGTGGATGCCGTTGTGGCTATGTCCCACAATCTGTCAAGGTACTACAGATATACAACAAGGCAGGAGCGGGATCTGGTTCCTTTATCCGAGGAGATCGAATTTGTAACCAACTATTTGGAGATTCAGCGAATGCGCATGGAGCGTATCCATTATACGCTTGATCTGCCAGAGGAGATGCTGCACATTGAAGTGCCGCCGCTGATCGTACAGCCTTTGGTTGAAAATGCGGTCATCCATGGAATCGAAGCGGACGCAGAAGCTGGGGAGATCAGAGTGTCCGGGGAGAAACGGGATGGACAAATGCTTCTGATTGTTGAAAATGATGGTCAAGGGATGACACAAGCGGCACGTGAAGCGCTGATGATCAAACTTACAGGTTCGATGGATCAGGAGATGGGCTGCGGATTGTGGAACGTGAATCAGAGACTTCAGCTGAAGTACGGGGAGAAGGGCGGCATTCACATTACCGAATCGGAACTGGGCGGAGTTCGTGTAGTTCTGTCGTGGCCGGTAGAAGAGGAGCGCTCTGCGGAACAAGAAAAGTAA
- a CDS encoding ABC transporter substrate-binding protein, whose translation MLNEVETPEFKEAAELARKWYQAGYINSDAATSNVFPKDQAKAGKAFMWTDGMKPGKDKEEEGYVGHPLTQIEMTSPTITTGDASGAMLAISRSSEQPEKAMQVINLLHSDKEINNLLNFGIEGKHYVKVEGQDNIIKLPDGVDANSRTYNPGAQWQLGNQFLNYLWDNEDPQKWEKFKEFNAKGVKSPALGFTFNSQSVKNEIAAVNNVNKQFKPGMTSGAVDPNEMIPKYLEKLKAAGIDKIIAAKQEQLDAFLAKK comes from the coding sequence GTGCTGAATGAAGTGGAAACACCGGAATTCAAAGAAGCGGCCGAGCTTGCGCGTAAATGGTATCAAGCAGGTTATATTAACAGTGATGCAGCAACATCCAACGTATTCCCGAAAGACCAGGCGAAAGCCGGAAAAGCCTTTATGTGGACCGATGGTATGAAGCCAGGTAAAGACAAGGAAGAAGAAGGGTATGTAGGACACCCACTCACGCAAATTGAGATGACCAGTCCAACGATTACAACAGGAGATGCATCGGGTGCAATGCTTGCGATCTCCCGTTCTTCTGAACAGCCAGAAAAAGCGATGCAGGTCATTAATCTGCTTCACTCTGACAAAGAGATCAACAATCTGCTGAACTTTGGTATTGAGGGTAAACACTATGTGAAGGTTGAAGGACAGGATAATATCATCAAACTGCCTGATGGTGTCGATGCCAACAGCCGTACCTACAATCCGGGTGCACAGTGGCAGCTCGGTAACCAGTTCCTGAACTATCTGTGGGATAACGAAGATCCGCAGAAATGGGAGAAGTTCAAAGAGTTTAATGCCAAAGGCGTGAAATCGCCTGCCCTTGGTTTCACCTTCAACAGCCAGTCGGTTAAAAATGAAATTGCGGCTGTAAATAACGTCAATAAACAGTTCAAGCCGGGGATGACCTCGGGTGCTGTTGACCCGAATGAAATGATTCCGAAATATCTGGAAAAATTAAAAGCAGCAGGCATCGATAAAATTATCGCGGCCAAACAGGAGCAGCTGGATGCATTCCTGGCGAAAAAATAA
- a CDS encoding carbohydrate ABC transporter permease, with protein sequence MKTRDPLAVSRRSAGVIHFMFLFYAIACIVPIILVFAISFSDETTVIANGYKLIPEKFSLTAYEFLFKDMDQIIHSYGISIIVTVVGTITSVALTALYAYPLSRRDLPYRGWFAFFIFFTMLFNGGLVPWYLVYVNVLDLKNSIFALILPLLLSPFFVLVMRTFFANSIPVSILESARIDGAGELKTFLRIVLPLSLPVMATVALFSTLNYWNDWYLSMIFISDNRTISLQYLMYRTLLDIQYLTTNSNVSSQISSQGGILNLPNKTLQMAMAVVGIGPIVLAYPFFQRYFIKGLTVGAVKG encoded by the coding sequence TTGAAAACACGTGACCCCTTAGCTGTATCCCGGCGTTCCGCTGGTGTTATTCACTTTATGTTTCTCTTCTACGCCATTGCCTGTATCGTGCCAATCATACTGGTCTTCGCCATCTCTTTCTCGGACGAGACAACCGTTATTGCGAATGGTTACAAGCTGATCCCGGAGAAATTCAGCCTCACGGCCTATGAATTCCTGTTCAAAGATATGGATCAGATCATTCACTCGTATGGAATCTCAATCATTGTTACTGTCGTAGGTACAATCACGAGTGTTGCGCTGACCGCGCTCTATGCCTATCCGCTTTCGCGGAGAGATTTGCCGTACCGCGGCTGGTTCGCTTTTTTCATCTTCTTCACGATGCTGTTTAACGGGGGACTTGTTCCCTGGTATCTGGTCTATGTCAACGTGCTGGATTTGAAAAACTCGATTTTTGCCCTTATATTACCACTGCTGTTATCACCGTTCTTCGTACTGGTCATGCGTACCTTCTTTGCCAACTCTATTCCGGTATCCATTCTGGAATCGGCACGCATTGATGGAGCAGGTGAGTTGAAAACGTTTTTGCGGATTGTATTACCGCTTTCGCTGCCTGTTATGGCAACCGTCGCCCTGTTTAGTACGCTGAACTATTGGAATGACTGGTATCTTAGTATGATTTTTATTTCCGATAACCGGACGATCAGCCTTCAGTACCTTATGTACCGGACGCTGCTCGATATTCAATATTTAACAACCAACTCCAACGTTTCTTCACAGATCTCGTCACAGGGCGGAATTCTTAATCTGCCGAACAAAACGCTGCAGATGGCGATGGCCGTCGTCGGTATAGGTCCAATCGTACTGGCATATCCATTCTTCCAGCGTTACTTCATCAAAGGTCTGACCGTAGGTGCTGTGAAGGGATAA
- a CDS encoding ABC transporter permease subunit produces MKTQPQAGKGVRISEIPEGTIRKRKSVLHNLGKYKVLYLMFLPGILFLLVNNYMPMFGVLIAFKNVNYADGIWGSPWSGWDNFKYLFSTSDAWEITRNTLAYNTVFIALNLLVGVGLAILLNEVKNKAMSKLYQSLMLLPYFLSMIVVSYLVLAFLGKDSGFMNSTILQMFGGQPIDWYSEPKYWPYILPLVNTWKNIGYYAVIYLAAVVGIDEEYYEAAVLDGASKWHQIRFITIPFLIPLIVIMTLLQIGRIFYADFSLFYQVPLESGALFPVTNVLDTYVYRTFLIGGDIGMSSAAGLYQAIVGFVLVLVSNTIVRRIDKDNALF; encoded by the coding sequence ATGAAGACACAACCCCAAGCGGGTAAGGGCGTACGAATATCGGAGATACCGGAAGGCACAATTCGAAAACGCAAGTCCGTGCTGCACAATCTTGGCAAATACAAGGTGCTTTACCTGATGTTTCTGCCAGGCATTCTGTTTCTGCTGGTAAACAATTATATGCCGATGTTCGGCGTTCTGATCGCATTCAAAAATGTAAACTACGCGGACGGAATATGGGGAAGCCCGTGGAGTGGGTGGGACAACTTTAAGTACCTGTTCTCCACCAGCGATGCATGGGAGATTACACGAAACACGCTTGCATACAACACCGTGTTTATTGCACTCAATCTGCTTGTCGGTGTGGGTCTCGCTATTCTGCTCAACGAAGTCAAAAACAAAGCGATGTCCAAACTGTATCAGTCGCTGATGCTCCTGCCTTATTTTTTATCGATGATCGTAGTTAGTTATCTTGTACTCGCTTTCCTCGGTAAGGATTCGGGATTTATGAACTCAACGATTCTGCAAATGTTCGGAGGTCAGCCAATTGACTGGTACTCTGAACCGAAGTATTGGCCGTACATCCTGCCGCTCGTGAATACATGGAAAAATATCGGTTATTATGCCGTCATTTATCTGGCCGCTGTTGTGGGCATTGACGAAGAGTACTATGAGGCAGCTGTGCTGGATGGTGCATCGAAGTGGCATCAGATTCGTTTTATTACGATTCCGTTTCTGATTCCGCTGATTGTCATTATGACACTGCTACAGATTGGTCGTATTTTCTATGCAGACTTCAGCTTGTTCTATCAGGTCCCGCTGGAATCAGGCGCGCTGTTCCCTGTAACCAACGTACTTGATACGTATGTATATCGAACATTCCTTATCGGTGGAGATATCGGGATGTCATCTGCAGCAGGTCTATACCAAGCGATTGTCGGCTTCGTACTGGTGCTGGTGTCCAATACCATCGTCAGACGGATTGACAAAGATAATGCATTATTTTGA
- a CDS encoding helix-turn-helix domain-containing protein — MRNLLIVDDEVYALQAMLEGVDWKAAGIDQVFGACDVEEARQVIRTHAIDILICDIEMPGETGLDLQSWVLKHDPAILTIFLTGHALFDYAQTAIKLNSFDYLLKPAPADQLLKVVARALEKIRDGEQRTRTNEVYEIVYKRWKTHKPLLTERFWKDAVSQRSTLTPQRLQELAELYGAEIDPKARVLPIVISVEEWVREFNLRDEEVLEYALRNAAKEVLLGDKSGEVFQDHSGLNIVLAYEQDGVILTAREAEQRCERYIQECGTYFYCRLSCYVGAPVAVTELQGMLNDLMDMERRNIKELEEVFVYDERERHHEDRFLPIPWFSELSVLFETGKVDDLRERVHEIFELLAAQEGLSPEMLRLYYHAMLHVVYPLLHQNNVSIRSLYPGEREPEEAMVTRSLPQLKQWTLDLIDRVIPVLYPNDQNPMSIVDQLCIYIENHIGEELMREELAAFAGFNPAYLSRLFRKEKGMSLSEFILQRRVAMAKTLLSQSTVKVTDIAGKVGYYNYSHFTKMFKKCTGITPQEFRKQSRTV; from the coding sequence ATGCGGAACCTGTTGATCGTGGATGATGAAGTGTACGCCTTACAGGCCATGCTGGAGGGTGTAGACTGGAAGGCAGCCGGAATCGATCAGGTGTTTGGTGCGTGTGATGTCGAAGAGGCAAGACAGGTTATCCGTACACATGCCATCGACATTCTGATCTGTGACATCGAGATGCCTGGGGAGACCGGGTTGGACCTGCAGAGCTGGGTATTAAAGCATGACCCAGCCATCCTGACTATTTTTCTGACGGGGCACGCCCTGTTCGATTATGCTCAGACAGCTATCAAATTGAACAGTTTTGATTATTTGTTGAAACCGGCCCCTGCAGACCAGCTGCTGAAAGTAGTTGCACGAGCTTTGGAGAAGATCAGGGATGGGGAACAGCGCACACGGACGAATGAAGTTTACGAAATCGTATACAAACGTTGGAAAACACATAAACCGCTGCTGACCGAACGATTCTGGAAGGATGCAGTATCCCAGCGGAGCACGCTAACTCCGCAGCGGCTGCAGGAACTTGCAGAACTGTATGGTGCAGAGATTGATCCCAAGGCACGCGTACTGCCTATCGTCATATCGGTGGAGGAATGGGTCCGTGAATTTAATCTGCGCGACGAAGAGGTGCTGGAATACGCACTCCGTAATGCGGCCAAGGAAGTACTGCTGGGGGACAAATCGGGTGAAGTGTTTCAGGACCACAGCGGATTGAATATTGTACTGGCCTACGAACAGGACGGTGTCATTCTCACTGCCCGAGAGGCGGAGCAGCGTTGTGAACGGTACATTCAGGAATGCGGCACCTACTTCTACTGCCGTTTGTCCTGTTACGTAGGGGCGCCGGTAGCCGTGACCGAACTGCAGGGCATGCTGAATGACCTTATGGACATGGAGCGGCGGAACATTAAGGAACTGGAAGAGGTATTTGTTTATGATGAGCGTGAGCGGCATCATGAAGATCGCTTTTTACCCATTCCGTGGTTCTCGGAACTGTCCGTTCTTTTTGAGACCGGTAAAGTAGATGATCTGCGCGAACGTGTGCATGAAATCTTCGAGCTTCTTGCTGCCCAGGAAGGACTGTCCCCGGAGATGCTGCGTCTTTACTATCATGCGATGCTGCACGTAGTCTATCCGCTGCTGCATCAGAATAATGTGTCGATCCGCAGCCTGTACCCGGGAGAGCGAGAGCCCGAAGAAGCCATGGTTACAAGATCGCTTCCGCAGTTGAAGCAGTGGACACTCGATCTCATTGATCGTGTCATTCCGGTACTGTACCCGAATGATCAGAATCCGATGTCGATTGTGGATCAGCTGTGTATTTACATCGAAAACCATATCGGCGAAGAGCTGATGCGTGAGGAACTGGCTGCGTTTGCCGGATTTAACCCTGCTTATCTGTCCCGTTTGTTTCGTAAGGAGAAAGGCATGTCTTTATCCGAATTTATTCTGCAGCGCAGAGTAGCCATGGCCAAAACGCTTTTGTCTCAATCCACCGTCAAGGTGACGGATATCGCAGGCAAGGTCGGTTACTATAATTACTCCCATTTTACGAAAATGTTCAAAAAATGTACCGGCATCACCCCTCAGGAGTTTCGCAAACAATCCAGAACCGTGTAA
- a CDS encoding sensor histidine kinase has translation MNLIRSLRFKFIVGLTLIMLPLFLLLYYNNVYAMKVVRDKVSLTNMNHLAKNVEQNERVLQETNRYLYSLGERDPDIISLFFLQYGSGDYIIAKQRIMNKFMTDIGFYNLIDSFYLYDAVNDDLLLATAGNYDIKKSVVQRNMPAQMRQLEGDIQKPEWSIVRGGSFNALVKTVRINQQFYAGALVNMNALNDSQQFTESGDRGGAVIVTPDGRALSDSTLNAGQIKLAADHLTGLESPYQVISEPGRQARQYLMVGIPSAMSEMNYVVLLPEEDMMRNLPFFQQIIRLLPIGAAVILITALFFLRQLLFRPMNALIRGMRRVSRGELDVTLEAPSSSELEFVTRSFNQMIQEIQHLKIDVYEEQLRTREAEFKQLQMQINPHFYLNSLNIIHSLASLQKHELVQQMAGHLADYFRSSLRAGKRVITLNEETEHIRHYLEIQKLRFPSKLDFELDISPNAGHYVLPPLTIQPFVENAIIHGFQRRMQPFVIRITAHLTEPSGGLTGEGVLRLQITDNGVGFEPGMLEQLQQGQYAKDPGGQHIGIWNVAHRLLVKYGHEAGLIFENRPEGGAAVSVYLPAQTEEQEGGTHAEPVDRG, from the coding sequence ATGAACCTGATCCGTTCATTGCGTTTTAAATTTATTGTGGGACTTACACTGATCATGCTTCCTCTATTTTTGCTGCTGTACTACAACAATGTGTACGCTATGAAGGTTGTCCGGGATAAGGTATCCCTTACCAATATGAATCATCTCGCCAAAAACGTGGAACAAAATGAGCGAGTATTACAGGAAACGAATCGATATTTATACAGTTTGGGCGAGCGTGACCCTGATATTATCTCTCTGTTTTTTCTTCAATACGGAAGCGGAGACTATATCATTGCCAAACAGCGCATCATGAATAAATTTATGACCGATATCGGTTTCTACAATCTTATCGACTCTTTTTATTTGTATGATGCTGTGAATGATGACCTGCTGCTGGCGACCGCGGGCAATTATGATATTAAAAAATCCGTGGTACAGCGCAACATGCCTGCCCAGATGCGTCAGCTGGAAGGAGATATTCAGAAGCCGGAATGGAGCATTGTGCGCGGAGGATCGTTTAATGCGCTTGTGAAAACGGTGCGCATTAATCAGCAGTTTTATGCCGGTGCACTGGTCAATATGAATGCGCTGAATGACTCACAGCAGTTTACGGAATCGGGAGACAGAGGTGGAGCGGTTATCGTTACACCCGATGGCAGAGCTTTATCCGATTCTACGTTAAACGCGGGGCAGATCAAGCTGGCGGCCGATCATTTGACCGGGTTGGAGAGCCCGTATCAGGTGATCTCTGAACCTGGCAGGCAGGCTCGTCAATATCTGATGGTAGGCATTCCTTCTGCGATGTCGGAGATGAACTACGTCGTATTACTGCCAGAGGAAGATATGATGCGCAACCTGCCGTTTTTTCAGCAGATCATCAGGCTGCTTCCCATCGGGGCGGCTGTCATCTTGATTACGGCGCTGTTCTTCCTGAGGCAGCTGCTGTTTCGGCCGATGAATGCTTTGATTCGGGGGATGAGAAGAGTTAGTCGGGGTGAACTGGATGTAACGCTGGAGGCACCATCCTCGTCCGAACTGGAGTTTGTAACACGCAGCTTCAATCAGATGATTCAGGAAATTCAGCACCTGAAGATTGATGTATATGAGGAGCAGCTGCGTACGCGTGAGGCAGAGTTCAAGCAGCTGCAGATGCAGATTAACCCTCACTTTTATCTTAATTCTCTGAACATTATCCACAGCTTGGCTTCTCTGCAAAAGCATGAACTGGTGCAGCAGATGGCAGGTCATCTGGCTGACTATTTCAGATCCAGTTTACGAGCCGGCAAACGTGTGATTACGCTGAACGAAGAGACGGAACATATTCGGCACTATCTGGAAATTCAGAAGCTTCGTTTTCCGAGCAAGCTGGATTTCGAACTGGATATCAGTCCTAATGCCGGACATTATGTGCTGCCGCCGCTGACGATTCAGCCTTTTGTGGAAAATGCAATTATCCATGGTTTTCAACGCAGAATGCAGCCGTTTGTGATTCGTATTACCGCACATCTCACTGAACCTTCGGGCGGCCTGACGGGTGAAGGTGTGCTTCGGCTTCAGATTACGGACAACGGCGTCGGATTCGAACCCGGGATGCTGGAGCAGCTGCAGCAGGGGCAGTACGCCAAAGACCCCGGGGGACAGCACATTGGAATATGGAATGTTGCCCATCGCCTGCTCGTAAAGTATGGTCATGAGGCCGGGTTAATATTTGAGAATAGACCAGAAGGAGGCGCTGCAGTAAGCGTTTATCTGCCTGCTCAGACTGAAGAGCAAGAAGGAGGAACTCATGCGGAACCTGTTGATCGTGGATGA